In the Chroococcidiopsis sp. SAG 2025 genome, one interval contains:
- a CDS encoding histidine phosphatase family protein: MRWKHEEDRATRVILVRHGQSTYNALGLYQGSSDESVLTEVGRTDARLTGDFLKGVVFDAIYSSSLKRAQETAQEILRVISSLAQLRLTNKLRETNLPAWQGLSFQYVRENFAKEYRLWKQHPHLFEMELHAVGEIVRRQGGQGRQGSSVASALIVNQQPTTNSQQLDKFFPALDLYQRVREFWQEILPRHRGQTVLLVTHGGTNRALISTALGITPDRYHCIQQSNCGISVLNFPDGSLESGQLEAMNLNTHVGEHLPKPQEGGKGLRLLLVPSGTNAAQTQNIARFLKQVRIDFSLNSILDSYHITVQQILQYHPETVQFEVLREDIPEAWQAVIGRRSRANSQQLTTGLVMTSEETIARLIGHVFNMNSDVSERILVKKGTISCLQYPGDRHPPILQAMNILTTQNDLIHKSDVGWEMPAKINF; the protein is encoded by the coding sequence ATGCGATGGAAGCATGAGGAAGATCGAGCAACCCGCGTTATCTTAGTACGCCACGGGCAGAGTACTTACAATGCCCTCGGTCTCTATCAAGGTAGCAGCGATGAGTCAGTATTAACTGAAGTAGGGCGCACAGACGCGCGTTTAACTGGCGATTTTCTCAAAGGAGTGGTATTTGATGCTATCTACTCCAGTTCATTGAAACGAGCGCAAGAAACCGCCCAAGAAATTTTGAGAGTCATATCCTCCCTTGCCCAATTAAGGCTAACGAACAAGTTACGCGAAACCAATCTTCCCGCATGGCAAGGGTTGTCATTTCAATACGTGCGCGAAAACTTCGCCAAGGAATATCGCCTTTGGAAACAACACCCCCATTTGTTCGAGATGGAGTTACATGCTGTCGGTGAGATAGTAAGGAGACAAGGAGGACAAGGGAGACAAGGAAGCAGTGTAGCCTCAGCGTTGATTGTCAACCAACAACCAACAACTAACAGCCAACAACTTGACAAATTCTTTCCCGCCCTAGATTTATATCAAAGGGTGCGAGAGTTTTGGCAAGAAATATTACCGCGCCATAGGGGACAAACCGTTTTACTAGTGACTCATGGCGGAACCAACCGCGCTTTGATAAGTACAGCTTTAGGAATTACACCCGATCGCTATCATTGCATTCAGCAGTCTAACTGCGGCATCAGCGTTCTAAATTTTCCTGACGGTTCTCTGGAGTCAGGGCAATTGGAAGCAATGAATTTAAATACTCATGTAGGAGAACACTTACCCAAGCCTCAAGAAGGGGGTAAAGGTTTACGGCTGTTGCTCGTACCTTCTGGGACAAATGCAGCACAAACTCAAAACATAGCTAGGTTTCTCAAACAAGTGCGAATTGACTTTAGCCTCAATAGCATACTTGACTCTTACCACATTACGGTGCAACAAATTCTGCAATACCATCCAGAAACAGTACAGTTTGAGGTATTGCGAGAAGATATTCCCGAAGCTTGGCAAGCAGTCATTGGTAGAAGAAGTAGAGCTAATTCCCAGCAGTTGACGACTGGTCTAGTTATGACAAGCGAAGAAACAATCGCTCGTTTAATCGGTCATGTTTTTAATATGAATTCGGATGTTTCGGAACGAATATTAGTCAAAAAAGGAACGATAAGTTGTCTGCAATATCCAGGCGATCGCCATCCACCAATTTTACAAGCAATGAATATTTTAACTACTCAGAATGACTTGATTCATAAATCAGACGTAGGGTGGGAGATGCCCGCCAAAATAAATTTTTAA
- a CDS encoding ABC transporter ATP-binding protein, translated as MGQRPKEKDLRGVIPGLVRILRKFSPYIRKQRFTIVGAFFALLIETGLRLLEPWPLKYVFDNILIPAYNNSTNIPNSFGLNPVMLLTLSALAIVGITGLGSMAAYLSTYGMSLAVVEILSEVRGQVFDRLQRLSLSFHQQHKSGDLITRVTADIEKMRLVTIKTALPLLTNIISLLGMLAIMYWLNWELALVATAIFPLLTLLTSKTIGRIRSFAKQHRDSEGVLAATTGETIGAIKIVQVLSLQEMLHSIFAAQNQKSLDEAIESLKLSAALERTVQVLMAVIIAAVLWRGSHVVLHKGLTPGELLVFMTYLKNAFEPMRKLSTQVGQIAKATASGERVVELLDYEPNVRDLPGAKKAHPFFGAIRFENVSFGYSTAKEILENISFAVQSGQQVAVVGPSGSGKSTLLSLILRLYDPDSGRILIDSQDLREYTLDSLRQQISVVLQDSVLFAVSVQENIAYGKLGSSRKEVEQAARLANAHEFIMQLPQGYDTVLGERGGTLSGGQRQRIAIARAAIRQAPIVILDEPTTGLDSASEQIVNAALEKLTEGRTTFTISHNLRAVQHADIILYVEGGSILEQGTHSELMRLGGHYATLYQIQSIIDSEQTGDTYAMEA; from the coding sequence ATGGGTCAGCGCCCCAAAGAAAAAGATTTAAGAGGAGTAATACCAGGTCTTGTACGGATTTTGAGAAAGTTTTCTCCCTATATCCGTAAGCAAAGATTCACAATTGTTGGGGCTTTTTTTGCTTTATTAATAGAAACAGGTCTACGATTACTAGAACCTTGGCCCCTAAAGTATGTTTTTGATAATATTCTAATTCCCGCTTATAACAACTCTACTAATATTCCTAATAGTTTTGGACTCAATCCAGTCATGCTGCTGACTTTATCAGCCCTAGCAATAGTTGGTATTACTGGACTGGGTAGTATGGCAGCATATTTGAGTACCTATGGTATGTCTTTGGCTGTTGTAGAGATATTGTCTGAGGTACGCGGTCAAGTTTTCGATCGCTTGCAGCGTCTCTCTCTTTCCTTTCATCAACAACATAAAAGCGGCGACTTAATTACTCGCGTCACGGCTGATATTGAAAAAATGCGGTTGGTGACGATCAAAACTGCTCTACCTTTATTGACCAACATTATTTCTTTATTAGGAATGTTGGCAATCATGTATTGGCTGAACTGGGAATTAGCATTAGTCGCAACAGCAATATTTCCACTCCTAACCCTGCTCACGAGTAAAACAATCGGTCGCATTCGTAGTTTTGCCAAACAACATCGCGATTCTGAAGGTGTTTTAGCAGCGACAACGGGTGAAACTATTGGGGCGATTAAAATCGTACAAGTTCTTTCTTTGCAGGAGATGCTACATAGCATTTTCGCAGCGCAAAACCAGAAAAGTTTAGATGAGGCGATCGAATCTTTAAAACTCTCAGCAGCATTAGAAAGAACGGTGCAAGTCCTGATGGCAGTAATTATCGCCGCTGTCTTGTGGCGTGGTTCCCATGTAGTTCTGCACAAGGGACTTACTCCTGGCGAATTATTAGTATTTATGACTTATTTAAAAAATGCTTTTGAACCAATGCGAAAACTTTCCACTCAAGTCGGGCAGATTGCTAAAGCGACGGCTTCTGGTGAAAGGGTGGTGGAGTTATTGGACTACGAACCCAACGTGCGTGACTTACCAGGGGCAAAAAAAGCACATCCTTTCTTTGGGGCAATCCGGTTTGAAAATGTTTCTTTTGGCTACAGTACAGCTAAGGAAATATTAGAAAATATTAGCTTTGCCGTTCAGTCGGGGCAACAAGTAGCGGTGGTGGGTCCTTCTGGAAGTGGAAAATCAACTCTTCTGAGCCTAATTCTCCGCCTGTATGACCCTGATTCCGGTCGGATTTTAATTGACAGTCAAGATTTACGCGAATACACCCTAGATTCGCTGCGGCAGCAAATTAGCGTAGTTTTGCAAGATAGCGTTTTGTTTGCAGTTAGCGTACAAGAAAATATTGCTTACGGGAAACTAGGATCTTCTCGCAAAGAAGTAGAACAAGCCGCCCGTCTTGCTAATGCTCATGAATTCATTATGCAACTGCCCCAAGGCTACGATACAGTTTTGGGCGAACGGGGTGGAACGCTATCGGGCGGACAGCGACAAAGAATTGCGATCGCCCGTGCGGCGATCCGTCAAGCACCGATTGTCATTCTGGACGAACCAACTACAGGTTTGGACAGTGCTAGCGAACAAATCGTCAACGCAGCCTTAGAAAAACTCACTGAGGGGCGGACGACATTTACAATCTCCCACAATCTCAGGGCAGTGCAACACGCAGATATCATCCTCTACGTTGAGGGAGGCAGCATTTTGGAACAGGGGACGCATAGCGAACTCATGCGTCTGGGCGGACATTATGCCACCTTGTATCAGATCCAAAGCATTATTGATAGCGAGCAAACAGGAGATACTTATGCGATGGAAGCATGA
- a CDS encoding glycosyltransferase: MKIAFIVWRFPVLSEAFILNQITGLLERGHDVRIHPVNGLPKNYTGKIHPVVEEYQLMKRTYFPPTLPEKFFPRLIKGLGLFLKNLNRGSWKTLQFFQPGKYDTEVTTLKSFYRTVALLQDGSYDIIHCQFGTLAPIALAYRDANIIQGKLITTFRGIDISKYVQENGITVYDKLFREGEFFLANCEYFRDRAISLGCNPTRIIVHGSGLDCSKFTFKPRHFPTDGKIKIITTGRLVEKKGIEYGIRAIAKLVKTYSNLEYNIIGDGDLKAYFEQLIIELNVSHVVKLLGWKQQKEIIEILNECHIFMAPSVTASDGNQDAPVNTLKEAMAMGLPVISTRHGGIPELVQNGISGFLVPERDADAIATKLEFLIEHPEVWQSMGKAGRERVEAKYDMNKLNDELVAIYEQMLDEKLNRKTAIQSFQKPMRV, from the coding sequence ATGAAGATTGCATTTATTGTCTGGCGGTTTCCAGTTTTATCAGAAGCCTTTATTCTGAATCAAATTACTGGCTTGCTCGAGCGCGGTCACGATGTCCGCATTCATCCAGTTAATGGATTACCTAAAAACTACACGGGTAAGATACATCCTGTAGTTGAAGAATACCAGTTAATGAAGCGTACTTATTTTCCGCCAACATTACCAGAAAAGTTTTTTCCTCGTTTGATTAAAGGATTAGGTTTATTTCTGAAGAATCTGAATCGAGGTTCTTGGAAAACGTTACAATTTTTTCAGCCTGGTAAATACGATACAGAAGTCACAACGTTAAAATCTTTTTATAGGACTGTCGCACTACTTCAAGATGGGTCGTATGACATTATTCATTGTCAATTCGGTACGCTAGCACCAATTGCTCTTGCTTATCGCGACGCTAATATTATTCAAGGTAAGTTAATTACTACATTTCGCGGTATTGATATTAGTAAGTACGTTCAAGAAAATGGTATTACTGTCTACGATAAACTTTTTAGAGAAGGTGAATTTTTCTTAGCCAATTGCGAATATTTTCGCGATCGCGCGATAAGTTTAGGCTGCAACCCAACAAGAATTATCGTTCATGGTTCGGGATTAGATTGTAGTAAGTTTACTTTTAAGCCGCGTCATTTTCCCACTGACGGAAAAATCAAAATTATCACAACAGGACGCTTAGTAGAAAAGAAAGGAATAGAATATGGTATTCGTGCTATTGCTAAGTTAGTCAAAACCTACTCGAATCTTGAATACAATATTATTGGTGACGGTGACTTAAAAGCCTACTTCGAGCAACTAATTATCGAATTAAATGTCAGTCATGTCGTTAAATTACTAGGTTGGAAACAGCAAAAAGAAATTATCGAAATTCTCAATGAGTGCCATATTTTTATGGCTCCTAGCGTCACGGCATCTGACGGCAATCAGGATGCACCAGTCAATACATTAAAAGAAGCAATGGCAATGGGTTTGCCTGTTATTAGTACTAGGCATGGTGGCATTCCCGAACTAGTTCAAAATGGCATATCTGGATTCTTGGTTCCAGAGCGCGATGCTGATGCGATCGCCACAAAACTTGAATTTCTGATCGAGCATCCTGAAGTTTGGCAAAGTATGGGAAAAGCTGGTCGAGAGCGAGTAGAAGCAAAGTACGATATGAACAAATTGAACGATGAATTAGTGGCAATCTACGAGCAAATGTTAGATGAAAAATTAAATCGAAAAACTGCGATACAGAGTTTTCAAAAACCAATGCGTGTTTAA
- a CDS encoding glycosyltransferase family protein — protein sequence MKKIMFYCQYLSGMGHLVRSSEIVQSLANYFQVYFIIGGPQIQGFELPTQVEVIRLPALWLEEGEFAAGSSPFTVEEVKEARKKILIAECDRIKPDCLITEFFPFGRHKLLFELIPLVEYIKATSPKTKIVSSLRDVIGKESAPEEDKTICDLMNRYFDLLLFHADSRFQTFSDSFARHKEIKAEIVHTGFVTQLPKITFTPFDELWNEAGLDTVKIVASIGGGRIGHEVLETLIRSSAILSQSLPHVIKIFTGSFMPAEKVTHLRKLASDRDNIQIETYTPQLLEYMQTADISVSLGGYNTTMNILSTGVRAIVVPIGHEQVDKEQLHRTRKLEKLGLIDSIQPQDLSPLSLSNKIICCLKNKRFHNSQLFDLKGAENTANFLKGFLNPQIATLSFV from the coding sequence ATGAAAAAAATTATGTTTTACTGTCAATATCTGAGTGGTATGGGACATTTAGTTCGTAGCTCAGAAATTGTGCAAAGCTTAGCGAATTATTTTCAAGTTTACTTTATTATTGGTGGTCCTCAAATTCAAGGTTTTGAGCTACCAACACAAGTAGAAGTTATTCGATTACCTGCACTATGGCTAGAAGAGGGGGAATTTGCAGCAGGGAGTAGTCCATTTACCGTTGAGGAAGTGAAAGAAGCTAGGAAAAAGATCTTAATTGCAGAATGCGATCGCATCAAACCTGACTGTTTAATTACAGAATTTTTTCCTTTTGGTAGACACAAGCTACTCTTCGAGCTAATTCCTTTAGTCGAATATATAAAAGCGACAAGTCCTAAAACTAAAATTGTTTCTAGCTTGCGTGACGTTATCGGAAAAGAAAGCGCTCCTGAAGAAGATAAAACAATTTGCGATCTCATGAATCGATATTTCGATTTGCTCCTGTTTCATGCCGATTCTCGCTTTCAAACTTTTTCGGATAGTTTTGCTAGACATAAAGAAATTAAAGCTGAAATTGTCCATACAGGATTTGTAACACAACTACCAAAAATCACCTTTACACCTTTTGATGAATTGTGGAATGAAGCTGGTTTAGATACCGTCAAAATTGTAGCAAGTATAGGTGGTGGCAGAATCGGTCACGAAGTACTAGAAACACTGATTAGATCGAGTGCGATATTGAGTCAAAGTCTACCTCACGTTATCAAGATATTTACTGGCTCGTTTATGCCAGCAGAAAAGGTGACACACCTCAGAAAATTGGCTAGCGATCGCGACAATATTCAAATTGAAACTTATACCCCGCAACTGCTTGAATACATGCAGACGGCAGATATTTCTGTCAGCCTCGGTGGTTATAACACCACAATGAATATTTTAAGTACGGGTGTTCGTGCCATTGTAGTTCCCATCGGACACGAGCAGGTGGATAAAGAACAGCTACACAGAACGCGAAAATTAGAAAAATTAGGGTTGATCGACAGCATTCAACCTCAAGACTTATCCCCCCTAAGTTTGTCTAACAAAATTATCTGTTGCTTAAAGAATAAACGATTTCATAATTCGCAATTATTCGATCTTAAAGGAGCTGAAAATACAGCTAATTTCCTAAAAGGTTTTCTCAACCCTCAAATTGCAACCTTGAGTTTTGTTTGA
- a CDS encoding glycosyltransferase family 2 protein, translating into MKPIVTIVVVPHERFSCTQVSLESIYAHTNFPFKLIYVDGNSPAKVQQYLETQAQEKCFEIIRTNYYLSPNHARNIGLSRVDTKYLVFVDNDVIVSPGWLTALVNCAEETEATVVGPLMCEKQPIHKRVHFAGGESRVVTDVKGRRHLREKMYKQGHNAVELRPQLKRTQTELAEFHCTLVRREIFDRIGYLDEAMLNTKEHLDFCMTVAQVGGTVYFEPDSLVTYVPGPPLEWTDLHFYMLRWSDAWTLGSLQRLREKWNLSEDGYFQTKYKKLGVRRIATIIKPFVRQVSFGFENKPLKRTMKKLDRKFNRYLSDRYAKMLPQRKLELPPIQKVTVTPELAKA; encoded by the coding sequence ATGAAACCTATAGTGACAATTGTTGTTGTACCTCACGAGCGTTTTAGCTGTACTCAAGTATCTTTAGAAAGCATTTACGCACACACAAATTTTCCCTTCAAGTTAATTTATGTTGATGGCAATTCTCCTGCAAAAGTACAACAATATTTAGAAACTCAAGCCCAAGAAAAGTGTTTTGAAATTATTCGCACAAATTACTATCTTTCTCCCAATCATGCACGTAACATTGGTTTGAGTCGTGTCGATACTAAATATTTGGTTTTTGTTGATAACGATGTCATAGTTTCTCCAGGCTGGTTAACAGCTTTAGTTAATTGCGCTGAGGAAACAGAAGCAACTGTAGTTGGTCCTTTAATGTGTGAAAAGCAACCGATTCACAAAAGGGTTCACTTTGCGGGTGGAGAAAGTCGTGTTGTCACTGATGTGAAAGGTAGACGACATCTACGCGAAAAAATGTACAAACAAGGTCATAACGCGGTGGAGTTGCGTCCTCAATTGAAGCGGACTCAAACTGAATTGGCAGAATTTCATTGCACTTTAGTCCGTAGAGAAATCTTCGATCGCATTGGCTATCTTGACGAAGCTATGCTCAACACCAAGGAACACCTTGACTTTTGCATGACTGTGGCACAAGTGGGAGGTACGGTCTATTTTGAGCCAGATAGTTTAGTCACCTACGTACCAGGTCCACCTCTAGAATGGACGGATTTGCATTTTTATATGTTGCGTTGGAGTGACGCTTGGACTTTAGGCAGCTTACAACGCTTACGCGAGAAGTGGAATTTATCGGAAGACGGTTATTTCCAAACCAAGTATAAAAAATTGGGAGTCAGACGCATTGCCACAATTATTAAACCTTTCGTGCGTCAGGTAAGTTTTGGATTTGAGAATAAGCCGTTGAAAAGAACCATGAAAAAACTCGACCGAAAATTCAACCGCTATCTGAGCGATCGCTATGCCAAAATGCTGCCACAACGCAAACTAGAACTACCACCAATTCAGAAAGTAACTGTAACACCAGAGTTGGCTAAAGCGTGA
- a CDS encoding glycosyltransferase gives MKIAFFVARFPVLSEPFILNQIVGAIKRGHEVDIYSLDGAPKDLSKVHPLVEQYQLLKRTFYAPNRPDNELWRWLKGFGLLALNFYKNPLVCWQLLNTSRYFSQAKSLKLLYRAIPFLNKKSYDIIHCQFSTLGVFGVWFRQLGLIEGKLISTFRGADISKFLPKWGDRVYQEVFQETDFFLANCEFFKNKAVALGCDSNKIHVHGSGIDCSKFAYQPRFFPADGKVKIATTGRLVEKKGIEYAIAAVAKVAQTQPNIEYYIIGDGELKADLEQLITGLNVDNIVKILGWKQQKEIVEILDTCHIFLAPSVTGADGNQDAPVNTLKEAMAMGLPVISTFHGGIPELVEDGVSGFLVPERDVEAIAQKLNYLIEHPELWQQMGLSGRAQVETKYDMGKLNDELVEIYQQVLDSKLPQKTVMRRSLAVTANR, from the coding sequence ATGAAAATCGCATTTTTTGTTGCTCGGTTTCCTGTTCTATCAGAACCATTTATTCTAAATCAAATTGTTGGCGCGATCAAGCGCGGTCACGAAGTTGATATTTATTCCTTAGATGGCGCTCCCAAAGATTTATCTAAAGTGCATCCTTTAGTCGAACAATATCAACTATTAAAAAGAACTTTTTACGCACCTAACCGACCGGATAACGAGCTATGGCGTTGGCTAAAAGGGTTTGGTTTACTAGCACTTAATTTTTATAAAAACCCTTTAGTATGCTGGCAATTACTGAATACATCTCGATACTTTAGTCAAGCAAAATCGCTGAAGCTACTTTATCGAGCGATACCATTTCTTAATAAGAAATCCTACGATATTATTCACTGTCAATTTAGCACTTTGGGAGTGTTTGGCGTGTGGTTTCGTCAACTCGGATTAATTGAAGGAAAATTAATTTCTACGTTTCGAGGTGCGGATATTAGTAAATTCTTACCCAAGTGGGGCGATCGCGTTTATCAAGAAGTCTTTCAAGAAACAGATTTTTTCTTGGCTAACTGTGAGTTTTTTAAAAATAAAGCAGTTGCTTTAGGATGCGATTCAAACAAAATTCACGTCCACGGTTCGGGAATTGATTGTAGTAAGTTTGCTTACCAACCTCGATTTTTTCCTGCTGATGGCAAAGTGAAAATTGCGACGACTGGACGTTTGGTAGAAAAGAAAGGAATTGAGTATGCGATCGCCGCAGTTGCCAAAGTCGCTCAAACTCAGCCAAATATCGAATACTACATCATTGGTGATGGAGAGCTAAAAGCAGATTTAGAGCAATTAATTACTGGATTGAATGTAGATAATATTGTCAAAATATTAGGCTGGAAACAACAAAAAGAAATTGTAGAAATTCTCGATACTTGTCATATTTTTCTGGCTCCTAGCGTCACTGGAGCTGATGGTAATCAAGATGCCCCAGTCAATACATTAAAAGAAGCAATGGCAATGGGTTTACCTGTTATTAGTACGTTCCATGGTGGCATTCCAGAATTAGTAGAAGATGGCGTATCTGGTTTTTTAGTTCCAGAGCGAGATGTTGAGGCGATCGCGCAAAAATTAAACTACCTAATCGAACATCCAGAACTTTGGCAGCAAATGGGTTTATCTGGTCGAGCGCAGGTAGAAACAAAATATGATATGGGCAAGTTAAACGATGAATTAGTTGAAATTTATCAACAAGTATTAGATTCAAAGTTACCCCAAAAAACTGTAATGAGACGTAGTTTAGCAGTTACGGCAAATCGTTAG
- a CDS encoding glycosyltransferase family protein — protein MRGTLNYLQTALPQTKLVLLLRDILDCPEKTIAEWQKNDFYIAIDKFYHQIQIVGTPEVFDTVREYRFPPTIAEKVRYCGYLHRQPGQKSRTRIRQELQVSQRERLILVTPGGGEDGYELVDNYLSALALLPAKYRIKSLIICGPEMPKKQKQLVERAAENNSQVRVGEFTDDLMSYINAADIVVSMAGYNTVCEILSAGKPSVIIPRHKPSQEQSIRAERMASLGLIKTLIPGKEDFSPTTLMNLLLSQLEDQQKLKLNLDMNGLFRVQNYLLQLMAQKVCEHQLNRIYQKYTSLPALAIDRSAV, from the coding sequence TTGCGGGGTACTCTTAATTACTTACAGACAGCACTACCACAAACAAAATTAGTACTGTTATTAAGAGATATTCTTGACTGTCCAGAAAAAACAATCGCCGAGTGGCAAAAAAATGATTTTTATATAGCGATTGACAAGTTTTACCATCAAATACAAATAGTTGGAACGCCAGAAGTTTTTGACACGGTACGAGAATACAGATTTCCACCTACCATTGCTGAAAAAGTACGCTACTGTGGCTATCTGCACCGTCAACCGGGACAAAAGAGTCGAACTCGCATTCGACAAGAATTACAAGTTTCGCAGCGAGAACGCTTAATTCTAGTAACCCCTGGAGGTGGAGAGGATGGCTATGAGTTGGTAGATAATTATTTGTCAGCATTAGCACTATTACCAGCCAAGTATCGCATTAAAAGTTTGATAATTTGCGGTCCTGAAATGCCTAAAAAGCAAAAGCAACTCGTCGAACGAGCAGCAGAAAACAACTCTCAAGTTCGAGTTGGAGAATTTACAGATGATTTAATGAGCTATATAAATGCCGCAGATATTGTAGTGTCTATGGCTGGATATAATACTGTTTGTGAGATTTTATCAGCAGGAAAACCATCTGTCATTATTCCGCGTCATAAGCCGTCTCAAGAACAATCAATTAGAGCCGAGAGAATGGCAAGCTTAGGATTAATTAAGACACTCATACCTGGTAAGGAAGATTTTAGTCCCACAACTCTAATGAATCTACTGTTAAGTCAGCTAGAAGATCAACAAAAGCTAAAGCTTAACTTAGATATGAATGGTTTGTTTCGAGTTCAAAATTATTTACTGCAACTCATGGCTCAAAAAGTTTGCGAACATCAACTGAACCGGATTTATCAAAAATATACTTCTTTACCCGCTTTAGCGATCGATCGCTCAGCAGTTTAG
- a CDS encoding HAMP domain-containing sensor histidine kinase codes for MPEKRSESRASPKVKSNFSPARGFFWAARTRILLWYLLTIGFIFVVSIPAFRQVLYERVNQRVNRELTEKMEIFTQLIDAETEAGDREDKEVKAAVNLLKQADIRLTKPPVTEDELEEFFDAFLGRQLSEDDTFLIAIVDGEFRKSSPRARPKVLAADSELIQYWGKLTQSEQGEKDFPTEPNIDSVLYTAKPVWIDGKIAGVFVVAHTTAGERAEVVEAVLAIVQVSAVVLLLVLLIAWVASRGVLAPLRFLLQTTHQISESDLNQRISVEGKGELAELATTFNEMMDRLQAAFTSQQEFINDAGHELRTPIAIVRGHLELMGDNPEEIRETLALVLDELDRMSRFVNDMILLAKAERPDFLHWETVELQSFTEELFAKAQALAQRNWQFDSTAQGQTIADRQRLTQAVMNLIQNAIQHTKENDIIGIGSAISKSRISFWVRDTGEGIALVDQQRIFERFARAANSRRRSEGAGLGLSIVQAIVEAHGGRVLLKSDIGAGARFTIVIPLKRSPEKKVMPNELVDD; via the coding sequence ATGCCAGAAAAACGGAGCGAGAGTAGAGCCTCTCCCAAGGTTAAATCAAATTTCTCGCCTGCCAGAGGATTCTTTTGGGCAGCACGTACCCGTATTCTCTTGTGGTATCTGCTGACAATCGGCTTCATCTTTGTAGTTTCCATCCCTGCATTTCGTCAGGTGCTTTACGAGCGCGTCAACCAGCGTGTCAATCGGGAGCTGACGGAGAAGATGGAAATATTCACTCAATTAATTGATGCAGAAACCGAAGCAGGCGATCGCGAAGACAAAGAAGTGAAGGCTGCTGTCAATTTGCTCAAACAAGCAGACATACGCTTGACGAAACCTCCAGTGACAGAGGATGAGTTAGAAGAATTTTTCGATGCTTTTCTCGGTCGTCAATTGTCGGAAGATGATACCTTTTTGATCGCGATCGTGGATGGAGAATTTCGTAAATCTAGTCCGAGAGCTAGACCCAAAGTACTTGCTGCTGATTCTGAGTTGATTCAATACTGGGGAAAACTGACTCAATCAGAACAAGGTGAGAAGGACTTTCCTACAGAACCAAATATTGATAGCGTTCTTTACACAGCTAAACCTGTTTGGATTGACGGCAAAATTGCAGGTGTATTTGTGGTTGCTCATACTACCGCTGGCGAACGAGCTGAAGTTGTAGAAGCCGTATTAGCAATCGTTCAAGTCAGTGCTGTAGTATTACTTCTGGTTTTGCTAATAGCTTGGGTTGCTTCTCGGGGGGTTTTGGCTCCTCTGCGCTTCCTACTCCAAACAACTCATCAGATTAGCGAATCCGATCTCAATCAACGCATTTCTGTGGAAGGAAAGGGCGAACTGGCGGAGCTAGCAACTACCTTTAATGAAATGATGGATAGATTGCAAGCCGCTTTTACTAGCCAGCAAGAGTTTATCAACGATGCGGGACACGAACTGCGAACGCCAATCGCGATCGTGCGCGGACATTTAGAATTGATGGGCGACAACCCCGAAGAAATACGGGAAACTCTAGCGCTAGTGTTAGATGAGTTAGATCGCATGAGCCGATTTGTCAATGACATGATTTTACTAGCAAAAGCGGAACGCCCGGACTTTTTACACTGGGAAACTGTCGAGTTACAATCTTTTACAGAGGAATTATTTGCTAAAGCACAAGCACTAGCCCAGCGTAACTGGCAATTCGATAGTACAGCTCAAGGTCAGACGATCGCCGATCGTCAGCGTTTAACTCAGGCAGTGATGAACTTGATCCAAAATGCTATCCAACACACAAAAGAGAATGACATAATTGGTATTGGCTCGGCAATTAGTAAAAGTAGAATTAGTTTTTGGGTACGCGATACGGGAGAAGGGATCGCACTCGTAGATCAACAAAGGATTTTTGAACGCTTTGCTCGTGCTGCTAACAGTCGCCGCCGCTCTGAAGGCGCTGGGTTGGGATTATCGATCGTCCAAGCAATTGTAGAAGCTCACGGCGGACGAGTCTTACTCAAAAGTGATATTGGTGCTGGTGCTAGATTTACGATCGTCATACCTCTGAAGCGATCGCCAGAGAAAAAAGTCATGCCAAACGAGCTGGTTGACGATTAA
- a CDS encoding response regulator transcription factor, protein MSQILIVEDEARLAAFVEKGLGKSGFDTLVATDGEQAIELAQTSQPDLLLLDLGLPIKDGWQVMQELRSKGEVLPIVIMTARDDNQCKAVALRAGANDYITKPFLFKDLLGCIQAQLEIACKQTMLK, encoded by the coding sequence ATGAGCCAAATTTTGATTGTGGAAGACGAAGCTCGTCTAGCTGCTTTTGTTGAGAAAGGACTTGGCAAAAGTGGTTTCGATACTCTAGTAGCAACTGATGGAGAACAGGCGATTGAATTGGCTCAAACTAGTCAACCCGATCTATTGTTACTCGACCTTGGTTTACCAATTAAAGATGGTTGGCAGGTCATGCAAGAACTACGTAGCAAGGGAGAAGTGCTACCAATTGTCATTATGACTGCTCGTGACGATAATCAATGTAAGGCAGTTGCTTTGCGAGCTGGTGCAAATGATTACATTACTAAGCCTTTCCTCTTCAAAGACTTATTAGGATGTATACAGGCACAGTTGGAAATCGCTTGCAAACAAACGATGCTCAAATAA